A genomic window from Salvia hispanica cultivar TCC Black 2014 chromosome 5, UniMelb_Shisp_WGS_1.0, whole genome shotgun sequence includes:
- the LOC125190734 gene encoding uncharacterized protein LOC125190734 isoform X1, which produces MDADEKLTALKKAYADIILGISKEAAARVMASEKKSVRYQHELKATKEEGVRMLMRLKHMMDAKGRVVENISAHSRYISMLAQNSEAEAAGVHQQNKIEELEAQLQEAEDIVRDLRDELSEVQAELERMKNRSSHHIVKPKNTCLVEIPVEDKISSCQSYEYLPPNKSSVALGVTVPHSLQRNECQKCYNKIACICGAYIRDRDLPSIILRGKDPGLYRNGCTQRIRACERNHSDRDLSLSVETDKATDEKNVTEQMEGRHTSETPASGGKILTDLEKKLLAEINLGTFQSFPQKRRRAVRRRKMIKPLAGKEHSLLQKPDQLPAHSPTKDGIPADVSAENPSEIGPRFPRDEAELQTQQECTKATEDNSKIVEICNSSVPMGGGVNKEVMPLDLIAGCLESLPTDSEMDVASHSLNSFDITESLSRRPSRERVFKYTFQRKRKREALVVAEVNGTCETEKKIRDEQNGNVKQEQSKFSLSKESSRECRRLTQVARQLISLSDKKWWR; this is translated from the exons ATGGACGCCGACGAG AAATTAACGGCGTTGAAGAAGGCATATGCTGATATAATATTGGGCATATCTAAGGAGGCAGCGGCGAGGGTTATGGCGTCTGAGAAGAAGTCGGTAAGGTATCAGCACGAGCTGAAGGCCACGAAGGAGGAGGGCGTGCGAATGCTGATGCGCCTTAAGCATATGATGGATGCTAAG GGCAGGGTCGTGGAAAACATCTCTGCACACAGCCGATATATATCAATGCTAGCTCAG AATAGTGAAGCCGAAGCAGCAGGCGTGCATCAGCAGAACAAGATTGAAGAGCTCGAGGCTCAACTTCAGGAAGCTGAAGATATTGTAAGAGATCTCAGAGATGAGTTGTCAGAAGTGCAAGCTGAACTGGAAAGGATGAAGAACAGAAGTTCACATCATATAGTTAAACCCAAAAACACTTGTTTGGTTGAAATACCTGTAGAGGATAAAATCTCTTCTTGCCAATCCTATGAATACCTTCCTCCTAACAAATCTTCTGTAGCTCTCGGTGTAACAGTTCCACATTCACTCCAGAGAAATGAATGCCAAAAATGCTATAACAAGATAGCTTGTATATGTGGTGCATATATCAGGGACCGAGATTTGCCTTCTATAATATTAAGAGGCAAAGATCCCGGGCTCTACAGAAATGGATGTACACAGAGAATCCGTGCATGTGAAAGAAACCATTCAGATAGGGATTTGAGTCTCTCAGTGGAAACAGACAAAGCGACTGACGAGAAGAATGTCACAGAGCAGATGGAAGGTAGACATACATCTGAGACACCAGCTTCTGGAGGTAAAATTCTGACTGACCTCGAGAAGAAACTATTGGCAGAAATCAATCTCGGCACCTTCCAATCATTTCCCCAGAAAAGGAGGAGGGCTGTTAGACGACGAAAGATGATAAAACCACTGGCAGGGAAAGAACATTCTCTGTTGCAAAAGCCCGATCAGTTGCCTGCACATTCTCCGACCAAGGACGGTATTCCAGCTGATGTCAGTGCTGAAAATCCTTCTGAGATAGGTCCAAGATTTCCGCGTGATGAAGCTGAACTGCAAACTCAGCAGGAATGTACAAAAGCTACTGAGGATAACTCCAAGATTGTGGAAATTTGTAATTCATCAGTGCCAATGGGTGGAGGAGTGAATAAGGAAGTTATGCCTTTGGATTTGATAGCTGGGTGTTTGGAGAGCTTGCCTACCGATAGTGAAATGGATGTGGCATCTCATAGTTTGAATTCATTTGATATCACTGAAAGCCTTTCCAGGCGACCTTCAAGGGAAAGAGTGTTCAAATACACATTTCAAAGGAAACGAAAGAGAGAAGCTTTGGTTGTAGCTGAAGTCAATGGCACTTGTGAGACGGAGAAGAAAATCAGAGATGAGCAAAATGGTAACGTGAAGCAGGAGCAATCCAAGTTCAGCTTGTCAAAGGAGTCATCACGAGAATGTAGGCGACTAACTCAAGTTGCTCGTCAG CTTATATCTTTATCCGACAAGAAGTGGTGGCGCTGA
- the LOC125190734 gene encoding uncharacterized protein LOC125190734 isoform X2: protein MDADEKLTALKKAYADIILGISKEAAARVMASEKKSVRYQHELKATKEEGVRMLMRLKHMMDAKNSEAEAAGVHQQNKIEELEAQLQEAEDIVRDLRDELSEVQAELERMKNRSSHHIVKPKNTCLVEIPVEDKISSCQSYEYLPPNKSSVALGVTVPHSLQRNECQKCYNKIACICGAYIRDRDLPSIILRGKDPGLYRNGCTQRIRACERNHSDRDLSLSVETDKATDEKNVTEQMEGRHTSETPASGGKILTDLEKKLLAEINLGTFQSFPQKRRRAVRRRKMIKPLAGKEHSLLQKPDQLPAHSPTKDGIPADVSAENPSEIGPRFPRDEAELQTQQECTKATEDNSKIVEICNSSVPMGGGVNKEVMPLDLIAGCLESLPTDSEMDVASHSLNSFDITESLSRRPSRERVFKYTFQRKRKREALVVAEVNGTCETEKKIRDEQNGNVKQEQSKFSLSKESSRECRRLTQVARQLISLSDKKWWR, encoded by the exons ATGGACGCCGACGAG AAATTAACGGCGTTGAAGAAGGCATATGCTGATATAATATTGGGCATATCTAAGGAGGCAGCGGCGAGGGTTATGGCGTCTGAGAAGAAGTCGGTAAGGTATCAGCACGAGCTGAAGGCCACGAAGGAGGAGGGCGTGCGAATGCTGATGCGCCTTAAGCATATGATGGATGCTAAG AATAGTGAAGCCGAAGCAGCAGGCGTGCATCAGCAGAACAAGATTGAAGAGCTCGAGGCTCAACTTCAGGAAGCTGAAGATATTGTAAGAGATCTCAGAGATGAGTTGTCAGAAGTGCAAGCTGAACTGGAAAGGATGAAGAACAGAAGTTCACATCATATAGTTAAACCCAAAAACACTTGTTTGGTTGAAATACCTGTAGAGGATAAAATCTCTTCTTGCCAATCCTATGAATACCTTCCTCCTAACAAATCTTCTGTAGCTCTCGGTGTAACAGTTCCACATTCACTCCAGAGAAATGAATGCCAAAAATGCTATAACAAGATAGCTTGTATATGTGGTGCATATATCAGGGACCGAGATTTGCCTTCTATAATATTAAGAGGCAAAGATCCCGGGCTCTACAGAAATGGATGTACACAGAGAATCCGTGCATGTGAAAGAAACCATTCAGATAGGGATTTGAGTCTCTCAGTGGAAACAGACAAAGCGACTGACGAGAAGAATGTCACAGAGCAGATGGAAGGTAGACATACATCTGAGACACCAGCTTCTGGAGGTAAAATTCTGACTGACCTCGAGAAGAAACTATTGGCAGAAATCAATCTCGGCACCTTCCAATCATTTCCCCAGAAAAGGAGGAGGGCTGTTAGACGACGAAAGATGATAAAACCACTGGCAGGGAAAGAACATTCTCTGTTGCAAAAGCCCGATCAGTTGCCTGCACATTCTCCGACCAAGGACGGTATTCCAGCTGATGTCAGTGCTGAAAATCCTTCTGAGATAGGTCCAAGATTTCCGCGTGATGAAGCTGAACTGCAAACTCAGCAGGAATGTACAAAAGCTACTGAGGATAACTCCAAGATTGTGGAAATTTGTAATTCATCAGTGCCAATGGGTGGAGGAGTGAATAAGGAAGTTATGCCTTTGGATTTGATAGCTGGGTGTTTGGAGAGCTTGCCTACCGATAGTGAAATGGATGTGGCATCTCATAGTTTGAATTCATTTGATATCACTGAAAGCCTTTCCAGGCGACCTTCAAGGGAAAGAGTGTTCAAATACACATTTCAAAGGAAACGAAAGAGAGAAGCTTTGGTTGTAGCTGAAGTCAATGGCACTTGTGAGACGGAGAAGAAAATCAGAGATGAGCAAAATGGTAACGTGAAGCAGGAGCAATCCAAGTTCAGCTTGTCAAAGGAGTCATCACGAGAATGTAGGCGACTAACTCAAGTTGCTCGTCAG CTTATATCTTTATCCGACAAGAAGTGGTGGCGCTGA
- the LOC125190734 gene encoding uncharacterized protein LOC125190734 isoform X3 translates to MLRVVENISAHSRYISMLAQNSEAEAAGVHQQNKIEELEAQLQEAEDIVRDLRDELSEVQAELERMKNRSSHHIVKPKNTCLVEIPVEDKISSCQSYEYLPPNKSSVALGVTVPHSLQRNECQKCYNKIACICGAYIRDRDLPSIILRGKDPGLYRNGCTQRIRACERNHSDRDLSLSVETDKATDEKNVTEQMEGRHTSETPASGGKILTDLEKKLLAEINLGTFQSFPQKRRRAVRRRKMIKPLAGKEHSLLQKPDQLPAHSPTKDGIPADVSAENPSEIGPRFPRDEAELQTQQECTKATEDNSKIVEICNSSVPMGGGVNKEVMPLDLIAGCLESLPTDSEMDVASHSLNSFDITESLSRRPSRERVFKYTFQRKRKREALVVAEVNGTCETEKKIRDEQNGNVKQEQSKFSLSKESSRECRRLTQVARQLISLSDKKWWR, encoded by the exons ATGCTAAG GGTCGTGGAAAACATCTCTGCACACAGCCGATATATATCAATGCTAGCTCAG AATAGTGAAGCCGAAGCAGCAGGCGTGCATCAGCAGAACAAGATTGAAGAGCTCGAGGCTCAACTTCAGGAAGCTGAAGATATTGTAAGAGATCTCAGAGATGAGTTGTCAGAAGTGCAAGCTGAACTGGAAAGGATGAAGAACAGAAGTTCACATCATATAGTTAAACCCAAAAACACTTGTTTGGTTGAAATACCTGTAGAGGATAAAATCTCTTCTTGCCAATCCTATGAATACCTTCCTCCTAACAAATCTTCTGTAGCTCTCGGTGTAACAGTTCCACATTCACTCCAGAGAAATGAATGCCAAAAATGCTATAACAAGATAGCTTGTATATGTGGTGCATATATCAGGGACCGAGATTTGCCTTCTATAATATTAAGAGGCAAAGATCCCGGGCTCTACAGAAATGGATGTACACAGAGAATCCGTGCATGTGAAAGAAACCATTCAGATAGGGATTTGAGTCTCTCAGTGGAAACAGACAAAGCGACTGACGAGAAGAATGTCACAGAGCAGATGGAAGGTAGACATACATCTGAGACACCAGCTTCTGGAGGTAAAATTCTGACTGACCTCGAGAAGAAACTATTGGCAGAAATCAATCTCGGCACCTTCCAATCATTTCCCCAGAAAAGGAGGAGGGCTGTTAGACGACGAAAGATGATAAAACCACTGGCAGGGAAAGAACATTCTCTGTTGCAAAAGCCCGATCAGTTGCCTGCACATTCTCCGACCAAGGACGGTATTCCAGCTGATGTCAGTGCTGAAAATCCTTCTGAGATAGGTCCAAGATTTCCGCGTGATGAAGCTGAACTGCAAACTCAGCAGGAATGTACAAAAGCTACTGAGGATAACTCCAAGATTGTGGAAATTTGTAATTCATCAGTGCCAATGGGTGGAGGAGTGAATAAGGAAGTTATGCCTTTGGATTTGATAGCTGGGTGTTTGGAGAGCTTGCCTACCGATAGTGAAATGGATGTGGCATCTCATAGTTTGAATTCATTTGATATCACTGAAAGCCTTTCCAGGCGACCTTCAAGGGAAAGAGTGTTCAAATACACATTTCAAAGGAAACGAAAGAGAGAAGCTTTGGTTGTAGCTGAAGTCAATGGCACTTGTGAGACGGAGAAGAAAATCAGAGATGAGCAAAATGGTAACGTGAAGCAGGAGCAATCCAAGTTCAGCTTGTCAAAGGAGTCATCACGAGAATGTAGGCGACTAACTCAAGTTGCTCGTCAG CTTATATCTTTATCCGACAAGAAGTGGTGGCGCTGA